The genomic DNA ACGCAGCAATTAATATTCTAAACCGCTGGTTCAACGGGGATAGCCTGATAAAATACTTAAATTAACCATTATTAAGTGAAAATAATTCAGGAATCCCCATCCTATAGAGGATGGGGTGGTTCAAATATCTGATTGCTCTGCAAGGCATATGTTGCACACGGCATTAGGTGTGTCGATGTTTGAATCTTTGACGGGGCAATAGAATTTTCCGTTTTTCTCTTCGACTTTTTGGGATCCTGGAAATGGTGTTCCAACCTTATGAATAGGCTCCTCCAGAATGAATGTGGTGTAGATTGAAGCCAAACAGCCCATAATTGGGGTTTTGCTTTGAGAATCCTGTGTTCCATTAATGTAATTGGATTTTAATGTTTCGATGGAATCTGCAATGTCTTTTTTGTCGATGATTTTTTGATAATCTTTTGAATCTGTCATTATGTCCTTTAC from uncultured Methanobrevibacter sp. includes the following:
- a CDS encoding DUF2115 family protein, producing the protein MVDEYLKMCDDFLDIISKHEDITGNLVRDMLKKYASTISVFDMMSASAQIIEENKYVQESYRKDSEKSYVEIFIFRVKDIMTDSKDYQKIIDKKDIADSIETLKSNYINGTQDSQSKTPIMGCLASIYTTFILEEPIHKVGTPFPGSQKVEEKNGKFYCPVKDSNIDTPNAVCNICLAEQSDI